A stretch of Gemmatimonadota bacterium DNA encodes these proteins:
- a CDS encoding HNH endonuclease has product MGCLALNASFEPLAILPVRRALRLVIDRKAEILEVDEGRVFRSERREMPCPSVIRLVRYVHVPRKFRRQVTNTFLFARDGYRCQYCGRHRLQLRGREFLTRDHIVPLSRGGDNSWQNVLTACSACNNRKGHHLANEVGMHALHAAAEPNHVQLVWAVRRVTPVQAKYIRMFYGADVLRALQSTTSEATAPAA; this is encoded by the coding sequence ATGGGCTGTCTGGCGCTGAATGCATCGTTCGAGCCTCTGGCCATCCTGCCGGTGCGGCGCGCACTGCGCCTGGTGATTGACCGAAAGGCCGAGATCCTGGAGGTCGACGAAGGGCGCGTGTTCCGCTCCGAGCGGCGCGAGATGCCGTGCCCGTCGGTCATCCGGCTCGTCCGCTACGTGCATGTGCCGCGCAAGTTCCGGCGCCAGGTGACGAACACTTTCCTGTTTGCCCGGGATGGCTACCGCTGCCAGTACTGCGGCCGGCACCGCTTGCAGCTCCGCGGCCGCGAGTTCCTGACCCGGGACCATATCGTCCCGCTGTCCCGCGGCGGCGACAACTCCTGGCAGAACGTGCTGACTGCTTGCTCGGCCTGCAACAACCGGAAGGGCCATCACCTGGCCAACGAGGTTGGCATGCACGCGCTGCATGCGGCGGCCGAGCCGAATCATGTCCAGCTCGTTTGGGCCGTGCGGCGCGTCACGCCGGTGCAGGCGAAGTACATCCGCATGTTCTACGGCGCGGACGTGCTGCGCGCTCTGCAATCGACTACCAGCGAAGCGACGGCGCCGGCCGCTTGA